A stretch of the Planktothricoides raciborskii GIHE-MW2 genome encodes the following:
- the ispG gene encoding (E)-4-hydroxy-3-methylbut-2-enyl-diphosphate synthase → MQTLPLPTTPKADANAALMDTTIHRRKTRPVKVGNVTIGGGYPVVVQSMINEDTLDIDGSVAGIRRLHEIGCEIVRVTVPSMAHAKALATIKEKLAATYQPVPLVADVHHNGMKIALEVAKHVDKVRINPGLYVFEKPKSDRTEYTPGEFDEIGEKIRETLEPLVISLRDQGKAMRIGVNHGSLAERMLFTYGDTPEGMVESALEFIRICESLDFRNLVISMKASRVPVMLAAYRLMAKRMDEFGMDYPLHLGVTEAGDGEYGRIKSTAGIGTLLAEGIGDTIRVSLTEAPEKEIPVCYSILQALGLRKTMVEYVACPSCGRTLFNLEEVLHKVREATKHLTGLDIAVMGCIVNGPGEMADADYGYVGKQPGYISLYRGREEIKKVPETEGVTELINLIKADGRWVDP, encoded by the coding sequence ATGCAAACTCTGCCACTACCGACAACTCCTAAAGCGGATGCCAACGCAGCCCTGATGGACACCACCATCCATCGCCGCAAAACTCGCCCAGTAAAAGTGGGCAACGTCACCATTGGCGGCGGATATCCCGTAGTCGTCCAATCGATGATCAACGAAGATACCTTAGATATCGACGGGTCCGTTGCCGGAATTCGGCGTCTCCATGAAATTGGCTGTGAAATCGTCCGGGTGACAGTGCCGAGTATGGCCCATGCCAAAGCTTTAGCCACCATCAAAGAAAAACTCGCCGCCACCTATCAACCCGTGCCCTTAGTGGCAGACGTACATCACAACGGCATGAAAATCGCCCTGGAAGTAGCCAAGCACGTCGATAAAGTGCGGATTAATCCAGGGTTATATGTCTTTGAAAAGCCAAAAAGCGATCGCACCGAATACACCCCAGGGGAATTTGATGAAATTGGGGAAAAAATCCGCGAAACCTTAGAACCCTTAGTCATTTCCCTGCGGGATCAAGGGAAAGCCATGCGAATTGGGGTGAACCACGGTTCTCTCGCGGAACGGATGCTATTTACCTACGGAGATACTCCCGAAGGAATGGTCGAATCCGCCCTAGAATTTATTCGCATTTGCGAATCTTTGGACTTCCGCAACCTGGTAATTTCCATGAAAGCCTCGCGAGTTCCCGTCATGTTAGCGGCTTATCGGCTGATGGCCAAACGGATGGACGAATTCGGCATGGACTATCCCCTGCACCTAGGAGTCACCGAAGCCGGAGACGGAGAATATGGGCGGATCAAGTCTACCGCAGGCATTGGCACTCTCTTAGCCGAAGGCATTGGCGACACCATTCGGGTTTCTTTAACCGAAGCCCCAGAAAAAGAAATCCCCGTTTGTTACAGCATTCTGCAAGCGTTAGGCTTGCGGAAAACAATGGTGGAATATGTCGCTTGTCCTTCTTGTGGTCGCACTCTATTTAACTTAGAAGAAGTGCTGCATAAAGTCCGAGAAGCCACCAAGCATTTAACCGGGTTAGATATTGCGGTGATGGGCTGCATTGTCAATGGCCCAGGAGAAATGGCCGATGCTGACTATGGTTATGTGGGTAAGCAACCGGGCTATATTTCTCTCTATCGCGGACGGGAAGAAATTAAGAAAGTCCCTGAAACTGAAGGTGTAACAGAATTGATCAATTTAATTAAGGCCGACGGTCGCTGGGTCGATCCTTAA
- the ctpC gene encoding carboxyl-terminal processing protease CtpC, with translation MVIKKRGLVLGTTAFMLTAITVTVTGLLSQGQAFFQDSPKELVDEVWQIVDREYVDGTFNSVDWRTVRQDYVENRSYQSMDQAYDAIREMLEQIQDPYTRFMDPEEFRNMQIDTSGELTGVGIQLAQDEETKQLVVIAPIEDTPAFRVGIQAKDVILKINGQSTEGMDVNQAVSLIRGPVGTEVTLTIKRDKEPEKDYTMRRDRIEIHPVRYSLRDSDSGKIGYIRLNQFNANAAEEMRQAIQDLENQKVTGYILDLRSNPGGLLYSSVEIARMWLSSGTIVSTVNRRGEMDRQEASGRSLTEKPLVVLVDGGSASASEILSGALQDNGRAVVVGTKTFGKGLVQSVRGLGDGSGLAVTIAKYLTPNGTDINHEGIHPDIEIDLTEEAKEAIKKDRTLIGTETDTQYAEALKVLKEEIAASRRIQAGN, from the coding sequence ATGGTGATTAAAAAACGCGGACTTGTTCTCGGTACAACAGCATTTATGTTAACGGCGATTACGGTGACGGTCACGGGACTGTTGTCTCAAGGACAAGCCTTTTTTCAAGATAGCCCCAAAGAACTGGTCGATGAAGTCTGGCAGATCGTTGACCGGGAATATGTTGATGGTACTTTTAATAGTGTAGATTGGCGAACGGTGCGTCAGGATTATGTGGAAAATCGATCCTATCAGTCGATGGATCAAGCTTATGACGCGATTAGAGAAATGCTGGAACAAATCCAGGATCCATACACGCGGTTTATGGATCCCGAAGAGTTCCGCAATATGCAAATTGATACTTCTGGGGAACTGACTGGGGTAGGGATCCAGTTGGCGCAAGATGAAGAAACTAAGCAACTGGTGGTAATTGCGCCGATTGAGGATACTCCGGCTTTCCGGGTGGGGATTCAAGCTAAAGATGTGATCCTGAAAATTAATGGTCAGAGTACCGAGGGCATGGATGTTAACCAAGCGGTGAGTTTAATTCGTGGTCCGGTGGGTACAGAAGTGACTTTGACGATTAAGCGGGACAAAGAACCGGAAAAAGATTATACGATGCGGCGCGATCGCATTGAAATCCACCCAGTTCGTTATAGCTTGCGTGACTCTGACAGTGGCAAAATTGGTTATATTCGCCTCAACCAATTCAACGCCAACGCAGCGGAAGAAATGCGTCAAGCGATTCAAGACTTGGAAAACCAAAAAGTTACCGGCTATATTCTGGATTTGCGTTCTAACCCAGGGGGTCTGTTGTACTCCAGTGTGGAAATTGCCCGGATGTGGTTGTCCAGCGGCACGATTGTCTCGACGGTTAACCGACGCGGGGAAATGGATCGCCAAGAAGCTTCGGGGCGATCGCTCACCGAAAAACCCCTGGTGGTTCTGGTGGATGGCGGTTCTGCCAGTGCCAGTGAAATTCTCTCTGGGGCATTGCAGGATAACGGACGAGCGGTGGTTGTGGGCACGAAAACTTTTGGGAAAGGCTTAGTCCAATCGGTACGGGGTTTAGGTGATGGTTCTGGATTAGCGGTGACGATCGCCAAATATCTGACCCCTAATGGCACAGATATTAACCATGAAGGCATTCACCCAGACATTGAGATTGACTTGACGGAAGAAGCTAAAGAAGCGATTAAGAAGGATCGCACTTTGATTGGCACTGAAACCGATACTCAATATGCGGAAGCGTTAAAGGTGTTAAAAGAGGAAATTGCCGCCTCTCGCCGCATCCAAGCGGGAAATTAA
- the mtnA gene encoding S-methyl-5-thioribose-1-phosphate isomerase encodes MIYPILWQDDSVFLIDQTRIPAEYRLVKIDRIEDMAHGIKTMIVRGAPAIGVAAAYGMYLGAREIETDNKSIFLEKLAFFGQQLRQTRPTAVNLFWAIDRMLKTAQETEGTVEQIKTVLLETAKTINQEDIQTCQAIGDKGLEVLPPSPQKLRILTHCNAGALATAGYGTALGVIRSAWKAERLVRVYADETRPRLQGAKLTAWECVQEGIPVTVITDNMAAHCMKKGMIDAVIVGADRIAANGDTANKIGTYSLALVAKAHQIPFFVAAPLSTIDFQLATGAEITIEERDFAEVYQVGDTVLTPPGVDFYNPAFDVTPAELITKIITEYGAVNPGDLKQFQ; translated from the coding sequence ATGATTTATCCTATTCTGTGGCAAGATGATAGCGTTTTCCTGATTGACCAAACGCGAATTCCCGCTGAATATCGCCTGGTCAAAATCGATCGCATTGAGGATATGGCTCATGGGATTAAAACCATGATCGTTAGAGGAGCCCCGGCTATTGGCGTAGCGGCAGCCTACGGAATGTATTTAGGGGCTAGAGAAATTGAAACCGACAACAAAAGTATCTTTTTAGAAAAATTAGCCTTCTTTGGCCAACAGTTGCGGCAAACTCGTCCCACTGCGGTCAATTTGTTTTGGGCGATCGACCGGATGTTAAAAACTGCCCAAGAAACCGAGGGAACCGTCGAGCAAATTAAGACTGTGCTTCTGGAAACCGCCAAAACTATTAATCAAGAAGACATACAAACTTGTCAAGCTATTGGGGACAAAGGCTTAGAAGTGTTACCCCCCAGCCCGCAGAAACTGCGAATTCTCACCCATTGTAATGCTGGAGCCTTAGCCACTGCGGGTTATGGCACCGCTTTGGGGGTGATTCGTTCTGCTTGGAAAGCGGAACGTTTAGTGCGGGTCTATGCGGATGAAACTCGTCCCCGTTTACAAGGGGCAAAACTGACAGCTTGGGAATGCGTGCAAGAAGGAATTCCCGTCACCGTGATTACCGATAATATGGCGGCTCATTGTATGAAAAAGGGGATGATTGATGCAGTGATTGTCGGCGCCGATCGCATTGCCGCAAATGGGGATACGGCGAATAAAATTGGGACTTATTCTTTAGCATTAGTGGCCAAAGCCCACCAGATTCCTTTTTTTGTGGCGGCTCCCCTTTCTACCATTGATTTTCAGTTAGCAACTGGGGCAGAAATTACCATTGAGGAACGCGATTTCGCCGAAGTTTATCAAGTAGGTGACACGGTTTTAACTCCCCCTGGAGTAGATTTTTATAATCCAGCTTTTGATGTGACTCCGGCAGAGTTAATTACTAAAATTATTACGGAATATGGAGCAGTCAACCCAGGGGATTTAAAACAGTTTCAATAA
- a CDS encoding nitroreductase family protein, which produces MKPSIGVKEAIEQRRAARAFRPDVIPQVILEEILRLGLYAPSGFNLQPWRFIVVRDRENKEKLKACAFNQRQVTEAPVVLICCGDRRVLDPDYIESVISLGMKTGAIADPLAEYMRSAIPKIFENKPSFENIEAWTNRQTMLAVAHLMIVAKSYGVDSCPMEGFIASEVKAAFNIPEEVDVCCLLPLGYAAEPMKPYGGRFETNQVVYSETFGQPFHR; this is translated from the coding sequence ATGAAACCTTCTATTGGCGTCAAAGAAGCGATTGAACAAAGACGGGCGGCCCGTGCGTTCCGTCCTGATGTTATTCCCCAGGTGATTTTGGAAGAAATTTTGCGCTTAGGTTTGTACGCACCTTCTGGGTTTAATCTCCAGCCTTGGCGATTTATTGTGGTGCGCGATCGCGAAAATAAGGAAAAATTAAAAGCTTGTGCCTTTAATCAACGGCAAGTGACTGAGGCGCCGGTGGTGTTGATTTGTTGTGGCGATCGCCGGGTTCTTGACCCAGATTATATTGAATCAGTGATTTCCTTGGGCATGAAAACCGGGGCGATCGCCGATCCACTAGCGGAGTATATGCGATCGGCGATTCCTAAGATTTTTGAGAATAAACCCTCTTTTGAAAACATAGAAGCTTGGACAAACCGGCAAACCATGCTGGCCGTAGCGCATTTGATGATTGTGGCTAAAAGCTACGGGGTGGATAGCTGCCCAATGGAAGGGTTTATCGCTTCTGAGGTGAAAGCGGCATTTAATATCCCGGAAGAGGTAGATGTCTGCTGTCTGCTGCCCCTGGGTTATGCGGCTGAACCCATGAAACCTTATGGGGGACGTTTTGAAACGAACCAAGTTGTCTACAGTGAAACATTTGGCCAACCCTTTCACCGATAA
- a CDS encoding helix-turn-helix domain-containing protein, giving the protein MSQTDYPERLQQLLPQVGLRSLRELSRQAGVSRWQVQQLREGKALQMRGESLLKLSAALQIPLADLLSQFGEVDLTPQKTKDATGKRDSYQAEYQRLKTEMAQQREVLMQEFQQSGLQMLESWLKQWPKAVYAAQQNPQLAAANLLPLMRPVEELVKQWGVEAIAEVGSQVAYDPRWHQLTQGTAEPGAMVTVKSPGYRQGDRLLYRTEVSP; this is encoded by the coding sequence ATGAGTCAAACCGATTATCCAGAAAGATTGCAACAGCTATTGCCGCAGGTAGGACTGAGAAGTTTGCGCGAACTCAGTCGCCAAGCGGGGGTTTCTCGTTGGCAGGTGCAACAATTAAGGGAAGGCAAAGCGTTACAAATGCGGGGCGAAAGTTTGCTGAAACTCAGTGCCGCCCTGCAAATTCCCCTGGCTGATTTACTGAGCCAATTTGGTGAGGTGGACTTAACTCCCCAGAAAACGAAAGACGCAACGGGAAAAAGAGATTCCTATCAAGCAGAATATCAGCGCTTAAAAACGGAGATGGCACAACAGCGAGAAGTGTTGATGCAGGAATTTCAGCAGTCTGGTTTACAAATGCTGGAATCTTGGTTAAAGCAATGGCCAAAAGCGGTCTACGCTGCCCAGCAAAATCCTCAGTTAGCAGCGGCGAATCTGTTGCCGCTAATGCGTCCCGTGGAAGAGTTGGTGAAACAATGGGGAGTAGAGGCGATCGCGGAGGTTGGTTCCCAGGTGGCTTACGATCCCCGCTGGCATCAACTCACCCAAGGAACGGCGGAACCGGGAGCAATGGTTACAGTAAAAAGTCCCGGTTATCGTCAAGGCGATCGACTGCTTTATCGCACAGAAGTTAGCCCATAG
- a CDS encoding DUF1350 family protein — MDWQEFSGNWVYIPSRPKGIVHFIGGAFIGAAPHLTYRSLLEDTSKKGYAIVATPFINTFDHREIARNVLESFEWCVEQLQMAGKLPNRYLPVYGLGHSMGCKLHLLIGSLFSVERAGNILISFNNFPARRSIPFADNLPDDFDFDFSPNPKQTNDIIARKYQVRRNLLIKFKQDDLDQTLSLNPILQELFSNMVTVKILPGNHLTPLSQNVQWKPGKEFSPIDAIAQWVKQEIHREPDLLKQEIFRWLNPLGVNS, encoded by the coding sequence ATGGACTGGCAAGAATTTTCTGGTAACTGGGTTTATATTCCTTCTCGTCCCAAGGGAATAGTGCATTTTATTGGCGGTGCTTTTATCGGTGCAGCGCCCCATTTAACCTATCGTTCTTTATTAGAAGACACCAGTAAAAAAGGTTATGCGATCGTCGCTACACCGTTTATTAATACTTTCGATCATCGCGAGATTGCCCGGAATGTTTTGGAAAGCTTCGAGTGGTGTGTGGAACAATTGCAAATGGCGGGAAAATTACCGAATCGCTATTTGCCCGTTTACGGATTAGGGCATAGTATGGGCTGCAAGCTACATTTATTAATTGGTAGTTTATTTTCCGTGGAACGGGCGGGGAATATTCTGATTTCTTTTAATAATTTTCCGGCGCGGCGATCGATTCCTTTTGCGGACAATTTACCCGATGATTTTGATTTTGACTTTAGCCCAAATCCCAAGCAAACTAATGATATTATTGCTCGTAAATACCAAGTTAGGAGGAATTTGTTAATTAAGTTTAAGCAGGATGATTTGGATCAAACTCTCAGTTTAAATCCTATTTTACAAGAACTATTTTCTAATATGGTGACGGTGAAAATCCTGCCGGGAAATCACCTGACTCCGTTGAGTCAAAATGTGCAATGGAAACCGGGAAAAGAGTTTTCGCCCATCGATGCGATCGCCCAATGGGTGAAGCAAGAAATTCATCGAGAACCGGATCTGCTTAAACAAGAGATTTTCCGCTGGCTCAATCCTCTCGGTGTGAATAGCTAA
- the tadA gene encoding tRNA adenosine(34) deaminase TadA codes for MLENPIYINHKKWMNRALELAENAGKAAEIPVGAVIINSQNELIAEGENRRERDNDPTAHAEIIALRLAGKRLQNWHLNDCTLYVTLEPCPMCAGAITQSRLKLLVYGADDPKTGAIRTVANIPDSACSFHKLSVLGGILETPCRQQLQSWFAQRRNR; via the coding sequence ATGCTAGAAAATCCAATTTATATTAACCATAAAAAATGGATGAATCGTGCTTTAGAACTGGCAGAAAATGCCGGAAAAGCAGCGGAAATTCCCGTAGGAGCGGTGATTATTAATAGTCAAAATGAATTAATTGCTGAAGGAGAAAACCGCAGAGAACGAGATAACGACCCCACCGCCCATGCAGAAATTATCGCTCTACGATTAGCAGGGAAACGGTTACAAAATTGGCACCTGAATGATTGTACTTTATATGTAACTTTAGAACCTTGTCCCATGTGTGCAGGTGCGATCACGCAATCCCGTTTAAAGTTATTAGTTTATGGCGCTGATGACCCCAAAACCGGGGCAATTCGTACTGTAGCGAATATTCCAGATAGTGCTTGTTCTTTTCATAAATTATCGGTGCTGGGTGGCATTCTTGAAACTCCTTGTCGGCAACAGTTACAATCTTGGTTTGCCCAACGTCGTAATCGGTAA
- a CDS encoding CCA tRNA nucleotidyltransferase, which translates to MNSKNVENIAILSPETWPFSLEWLPNDAYLVGGAVRNALLQQQGKIQSTALGYLDLDFVLPGQAVSIASKIAKEYKAGFVVLDEKRKIARVVFQNATVDFAKQEGSTLITDLGRRDYTMNAIAYHPRTGEFVDPFNGEADIKSGIIRMVSPTNLADDPLRLLRAYRQAAQLGFTIDPETQKAIRQLAPFLKQVAAERIRTELNYILDSPQGANPLTTAWEDGLLGMWFPNATKESFAVLERIDAAAIKLAETWPDLGRQLFASWPKSRRSSGYLAVAKFAILVSPEPKQAESQLVRLKFSRSEISAVTRVLHSWQRYQTLDRHNLEHDSETNLVRSQYFIFQEVKEMFPALAVKIIAEKIEVTEETLFFKETGVLNQLIEKYLNPENQIAHPTPLVTGQQLMAALELPSSPEIGKLLTEIALARATDQISTPEEAIAFAKLQEKVN; encoded by the coding sequence ATGAACAGCAAAAATGTTGAAAATATCGCTATTTTATCCCCGGAAACTTGGCCATTTAGTTTGGAATGGTTGCCGAATGATGCTTATTTGGTCGGAGGGGCGGTGCGAAATGCCCTGCTGCAACAGCAAGGGAAAATCCAGTCCACTGCATTAGGCTATCTTGATTTGGATTTTGTTTTGCCCGGTCAAGCGGTGAGCATTGCCAGTAAAATTGCCAAAGAATATAAGGCTGGTTTTGTGGTACTTGATGAGAAACGTAAGATTGCTAGGGTGGTTTTTCAGAATGCAACTGTAGATTTTGCCAAGCAGGAAGGGTCTACTTTAATTACAGATTTAGGGCGACGAGACTATACCATGAATGCGATCGCCTATCATCCCCGGACTGGTGAATTTGTTGACCCTTTTAATGGTGAAGCAGATATTAAAAGTGGCATCATTCGCATGGTTTCTCCTACTAATTTGGCAGATGATCCATTGCGGTTATTGCGGGCTTATCGTCAGGCAGCCCAATTGGGTTTTACCATCGATCCAGAAACCCAAAAAGCCATCCGTCAATTAGCACCATTTCTGAAACAGGTGGCAGCGGAACGAATTAGAACAGAGTTGAATTATATTCTGGATTCTCCCCAGGGGGCAAATCCCTTGACTACCGCGTGGGAAGATGGGTTACTGGGTATGTGGTTTCCCAATGCAACGAAGGAAAGTTTCGCTGTGCTAGAAAGAATTGATGCAGCGGCGATTAAGTTAGCAGAAACTTGGCCAGATTTGGGACGGCAACTGTTTGCTTCTTGGCCGAAAAGTAGGCGAAGTTCTGGTTATTTAGCGGTGGCTAAATTTGCGATTTTGGTATCTCCTGAACCGAAGCAAGCGGAAAGCCAATTAGTCCGGTTAAAGTTTAGTCGATCGGAAATTAGCGCTGTGACGCGAGTGCTGCATAGTTGGCAGCGATATCAAACTCTTGATCGGCATAATTTAGAGCATGATTCTGAAACTAATTTGGTGCGATCGCAATATTTTATCTTTCAGGAAGTCAAAGAAATGTTTCCGGCATTGGCTGTTAAAATAATAGCGGAAAAAATAGAAGTAACCGAAGAAACCCTGTTTTTTAAAGAAACCGGTGTTTTGAACCAATTGATAGAAAAATATCTTAACCCCGAAAATCAAATTGCTCATCCCACGCCTTTAGTCACAGGGCAACAATTAATGGCAGCTTTAGAACTACCCAGTAGTCCAGAAATAGGCAAATTACTGACGGAAATTGCCCTGGCTCGTGCCACGGATCAAATCTCTACTCCAGAAGAGGCGATCGCCTTTGCCAAATTGCAAGAAAAGGTTAATTAA
- a CDS encoding Ycf34 family protein, with translation MCICINCHYVDRCITYHAVETQHQQPHLTDIPDFDPIEPSINVNIRSQADAIEMEWDVVGCNSFQAEMGKWARLRPGEAIPT, from the coding sequence ATGTGTATTTGTATTAACTGCCATTATGTAGACCGCTGCATCACCTATCACGCGGTGGAAACCCAACACCAACAACCCCATTTAACTGATATTCCAGATTTTGATCCCATTGAACCATCGATTAATGTGAATATTCGCTCTCAAGCAGATGCGATCGAAATGGAATGGGATGTAGTGGGTTGTAACAGTTTTCAAGCAGAAATGGGTAAATGGGCTCGGTTGCGTCCGGGAGAAGCCATTCCCACATAA
- a CDS encoding NB-ARC domain-containing protein: MTRPSFRSAIERYHISQSSNFLSFNFVQRGSINVCTEPIHHSKAKQNSPPPPPSTEESPQDKPRLNLRDAPAIAKFYHRTCELTTLENWISQKQCRLVAILGISGTGKSAIARHLITQIQTQFDCIFWHSLRTFPTLETTLKKIIEFICDRPVTDLPDRIEAQLAILLEYLRNSRCLIICDDGQQLFQSEQLSGTYKTGYENYGTFFKILGEMEHNSCLIFTSSEPALEMLTFPPDYQGVQVLYLTGVSEAAAREILQQNDLLGRVINWKT; the protein is encoded by the coding sequence ATGACACGCCCTAGTTTTAGATCCGCCATTGAAAGATATCATATTTCTCAATCTTCTAATTTCCTGAGTTTTAACTTTGTCCAAAGAGGTAGCATCAACGTTTGTACCGAACCCATACATCATTCAAAAGCTAAACAAAACTCACCCCCTCCTCCACCATCAACTGAAGAAAGTCCTCAAGACAAACCCAGATTAAATTTAAGAGATGCACCAGCGATCGCCAAATTTTATCATCGCACTTGTGAACTCACTACCCTGGAAAACTGGATTAGCCAAAAACAATGTCGCCTCGTAGCTATTTTGGGAATTAGTGGTACTGGCAAAAGCGCGATCGCCCGTCATTTAATTACCCAAATTCAGACTCAATTTGATTGCATTTTCTGGCATAGCCTCCGCACTTTTCCAACCCTAGAAACCACCCTGAAAAAAATAATTGAATTTATTTGCGATCGCCCAGTCACAGACTTGCCCGATCGCATAGAGGCTCAACTGGCAATATTGCTGGAATATTTACGCAATTCTCGGTGTCTAATAATTTGCGACGACGGGCAACAACTTTTTCAGAGTGAGCAACTTTCAGGCACTTATAAAACAGGTTATGAAAATTACGGAACTTTTTTTAAAATCCTGGGAGAAATGGAGCATAATAGTTGTCTAATTTTCACCAGTTCGGAACCGGCTTTAGAAATGCTCACTTTTCCACCGGATTATCAGGGAGTACAGGTTTTATATCTCACCGGGGTCAGTGAAGCCGCTGCCAGAGAAATTCTCCAACAAAATGATTTATTAGGGCGTGTCATCAATTGGAAGACTTGA
- a CDS encoding AAA family ATPase: MNHKIFIPERFKRVLELHIVKNLMKSVAGRVPLLLGIHGASGDGKTYQCEQILTEIGVQAFLISGGQLESPDSGKPAQLVRDTYLQASDCIEKGKCKAAVVLINDVDTGLGNWGDMVQYTVNTQTVFGELMHLVDYPNLVAGIPTKRIPIVITGNDFTKLYEPLVRAGRMTAFEWKPTLEEKAEIVQGIFSELSFSECQALVREFSSQPIAFFSHLKSSLIDDELWKSIQKVGVSRRSIEYITDRYDAREPDLNQHFQFSDLVKAGKHLLQSGQLINHLRFN; this comes from the coding sequence ATGAATCATAAAATTTTTATACCAGAAAGATTTAAACGAGTCTTAGAGCTTCACATCGTCAAAAATTTAATGAAAAGCGTTGCCGGTCGGGTGCCACTTTTGTTGGGGATTCATGGAGCATCAGGAGATGGAAAAACCTACCAATGCGAACAAATTTTAACTGAAATTGGGGTTCAGGCATTCTTAATATCTGGCGGACAGCTAGAAAGTCCTGATTCGGGAAAACCGGCTCAACTGGTTAGAGACACTTATCTGCAAGCAAGTGATTGTATTGAAAAGGGTAAGTGTAAAGCCGCCGTTGTGCTAATCAATGACGTAGATACAGGATTAGGCAATTGGGGAGATATGGTTCAGTACACCGTGAACACACAAACCGTTTTTGGTGAACTGATGCACCTTGTCGATTACCCAAATTTAGTAGCAGGAATCCCGACTAAACGCATTCCAATTGTTATCACGGGTAATGATTTCACCAAGTTGTATGAACCTCTGGTTCGTGCTGGCCGAATGACGGCATTTGAGTGGAAGCCAACTTTAGAAGAGAAAGCAGAAATAGTTCAGGGCATTTTTTCAGAACTTAGTTTTTCAGAATGCCAAGCCCTGGTGAGAGAATTTTCATCTCAACCCATTGCTTTCTTTTCCCATCTGAAATCTAGTCTGATAGATGATGAGCTTTGGAAATCAATTCAAAAAGTAGGGGTAAGTCGCAGATCTATAGAATATATTACGGATCGTTATGATGCGAGAGAGCCAGATTTAAATCAACATTTTCAGTTTTCCGACCTAGTAAAAGCTGGTAAACATTTGCTTCAATCCGGTCAACTCATCAATCATTTGAGGTTTAACTAA
- a CDS encoding low molecular weight phosphatase family protein, translating to MKKLLFLCTGNYYRSRFAEHLFNHLAVKAGLDWQADSRGLALERGVNNVGPISRYAIAQLAELGLTVSATERFPLPASDADFATCDRVIALDELEHRPLMRDRFPQWEAAVEYWLVHDVEITPATTALPEIAKRIRQLVAELN from the coding sequence ATGAAAAAATTACTGTTTCTTTGTACCGGCAATTACTATCGTAGTCGCTTTGCGGAACATTTGTTTAATCATTTAGCCGTCAAAGCTGGATTAGATTGGCAAGCAGATTCTCGCGGGTTGGCGTTAGAACGGGGAGTTAATAATGTTGGGCCAATTTCTCGTTATGCGATCGCCCAATTAGCTGAATTAGGTTTGACGGTATCAGCAACAGAACGATTTCCCCTGCCCGCAAGTGATGCGGATTTTGCCACCTGCGATCGGGTGATTGCCTTGGATGAATTAGAACATCGTCCTTTAATGCGCGATCGCTTTCCTCAGTGGGAAGCCGCCGTAGAATATTGGCTAGTTCACGATGTAGAAATTACTCCGGCAACTACTGCCTTGCCAGAAATTGCCAAACGGATTCGGCAATTAGTGGCAGAACTTAACTAA